From the Danio aesculapii chromosome 9, fDanAes4.1, whole genome shotgun sequence genome, one window contains:
- the cmss1 gene encoding protein CMSS1 isoform X2 codes for MADDLGDEWWTQGDNSDVPEVEEDTEPAEEKQQPIKSTPKKRKGEKQIPDATKKKKKATVKKECFITQERSEEKPDNESNKNKKRRKKKTITDVLTSSKPVPGSPVDLVSLLKTYHSQTRSVIELEDLTLQDSCFLSCNDLTHSLSSYLKEVCPKWAKMQKQHTQTSSVVLLIVCGSALRTIDLIKQLVTFKGQAKVLKLFAKHIKVEEQIKSLSKGVTHIAVGTPGRICALLEKEGLTVQGLRYLVLDWNYRDQKQRRMVDVPEVKTDLLKMMDQGLIQSCREGMVKIGLF; via the exons ATGGCTGATGATTTAGGAGACGAGTGGTGGACCCAGGGCGATAATTCAG ATGTGCCAGAGGTAGAGGAGGACACAGAGCCTGCAGAAGAAAAACAACAACCGATTAAATCCACACCAAAGAAAAGGAAGGGTGAAAAACAGATTCCAGATGCcacaaagaaaaagaagaaggcAACAGTTAAG AAAGAATGTTTCATCACGCAAGAGAGATCAGAGGAAAAGCCTGATAACGAGTCTAACAAAAACAAGAAGAGAAGAAAG AAGAAAACTATTACAGATGTCCTGACAAGCTCTAAGCCTGTGCCCGGCTCTCCAGTTGACCTTGTGAGCCTTCTGAAGACTTACCACAGCCAGACCCGCTCTGTTATAGAGCTGGAGGACCTGACGTTACAGG attCTTGTTTCCTAAGCTGTAATGACCTCACACACAGCTTGTCTTCATACCTTAAAGAAG TTTGTCCAAAGTGGGCTAAAATGCAGAAACAGCACACCCAGACCAGCTCAGTGGTTTTGCTAATTGTTTGTGGATCTGCTTTAAGAACCATTGATCTCATTAA GCAGCTGGTGACATTCAAAGGACAAGCTAAAGTGCTGAAGCTGTTTGCAAAACACATCAAAGTGGAAGAACAGATAAAGTCATTGAGTAAAGGTGTGACCCATATTGCTGTTGGAACTCCTGGGAGAATCTGTGCGCTGTTAGAGAAAG AGGGTTTGACTGTGCAAGGACTGCGGTATCTGGTGCTGGACTGGAACTACAGAGACCAGAAGCAAAGGAGGATGGTGGATGTACCAGAG gtgAAAACAGACTTACTGAAAATGATGGACCAAGGTCTAATCCAGAGCTGCAGAGAAGGAATGGTTAAAATAGGACTCTTCTGA
- the cmss1 gene encoding protein CMSS1 isoform X1 — protein sequence MADDLGDEWWTQGDNSDVPEVEEDTEPAEEKQQPIKSTPKKRKGEKQIPDATKKKKKATVKKECFITQERSEEKPDNESNKNKKRRKKKKTITDVLTSSKPVPGSPVDLVSLLKTYHSQTRSVIELEDLTLQDSCFLSCNDLTHSLSSYLKEVCPKWAKMQKQHTQTSSVVLLIVCGSALRTIDLIKQLVTFKGQAKVLKLFAKHIKVEEQIKSLSKGVTHIAVGTPGRICALLEKEGLTVQGLRYLVLDWNYRDQKQRRMVDVPEVKTDLLKMMDQGLIQSCREGMVKIGLF from the exons ATGGCTGATGATTTAGGAGACGAGTGGTGGACCCAGGGCGATAATTCAG ATGTGCCAGAGGTAGAGGAGGACACAGAGCCTGCAGAAGAAAAACAACAACCGATTAAATCCACACCAAAGAAAAGGAAGGGTGAAAAACAGATTCCAGATGCcacaaagaaaaagaagaaggcAACAGTTAAG AAAGAATGTTTCATCACGCAAGAGAGATCAGAGGAAAAGCCTGATAACGAGTCTAACAAAAACAAGAAGAGAAGAAAG AAGAAGAAAACTATTACAGATGTCCTGACAAGCTCTAAGCCTGTGCCCGGCTCTCCAGTTGACCTTGTGAGCCTTCTGAAGACTTACCACAGCCAGACCCGCTCTGTTATAGAGCTGGAGGACCTGACGTTACAGG attCTTGTTTCCTAAGCTGTAATGACCTCACACACAGCTTGTCTTCATACCTTAAAGAAG TTTGTCCAAAGTGGGCTAAAATGCAGAAACAGCACACCCAGACCAGCTCAGTGGTTTTGCTAATTGTTTGTGGATCTGCTTTAAGAACCATTGATCTCATTAA GCAGCTGGTGACATTCAAAGGACAAGCTAAAGTGCTGAAGCTGTTTGCAAAACACATCAAAGTGGAAGAACAGATAAAGTCATTGAGTAAAGGTGTGACCCATATTGCTGTTGGAACTCCTGGGAGAATCTGTGCGCTGTTAGAGAAAG AGGGTTTGACTGTGCAAGGACTGCGGTATCTGGTGCTGGACTGGAACTACAGAGACCAGAAGCAAAGGAGGATGGTGGATGTACCAGAG gtgAAAACAGACTTACTGAAAATGATGGACCAAGGTCTAATCCAGAGCTGCAGAGAAGGAATGGTTAAAATAGGACTCTTCTGA